GACCGAGGTCGGCATTCGCTCTTACGACAAAATCGTCCTTAATAAAACGGCGCACGACTTCGATAAAATCGGTCAGACCGTTTGTATGGATGTCGGGGCTGATGAGCTTCGCCTTTCCTGTGTAGATCGTCGGATCACGATACACCGGCGCATCCATGGTCACATAGTCGCCTTCGTTAACACGAACACCATTATATTCGAAGAAGCGGTCGCCGATGCGAATGTCGGGATGTACGATGCTCACCTTGCCGAGCGATCGCGATACGACCGGAGCATGCGAGGAATATCCGCCCTCCGCCGAAATAACGCCCTGCCCGACTTCGATGGCCTTCACGTCCTCGGCATACGACGCAGTCACGACGAGAACCATACGCGTATCTTCGCCTTTCTGGATGGCGTCTCTATGCGCTTCCATGAGGCGGTCGGCATTAAAGAAAACACGACCTACGGCCGCTCCTGGAGCGCCGGTAATACCGCCGCGAATGGCAGGAATGCCGGCAAGCGACTCTTCATCAACGACGGAATGCAGGAGCGTGGCAAGCTGGCCGGGCGGGATCTGCTCGACGACCCAGTCATCCTTCACCGTGCCCTCTTTCATGAGATCAAGCAGCGTGCGAATATGAGCCTGTGTGGACTTCTTATCGACCTCGGTCTGATTGATGATCCACAGCTTCTTCTTCTCGACGATGAACTTAACTTCGCGCAGCTCGCGGAACTTGCGTTCAATCGAGCGACCGATCTGCTGCAACCGGTTCAGGTACTCTCCATCAAGGGCCAGGATATCCTGTCCCTGTCGATCCAGCGTATAACTGTTGAGAAGAAAGCTTCCCTGAAGCCTGTCTTCACCCGAGATAATATTCCGCGTATAGTACATCCCGACCGAGGAATCCTCGCCGAGATTCCCGAAGACCATTCCCTGCACAAGAAGTGCCGGCGGATCTTCGGCGTCCATTTCAGCATTGTAATAGCGTTTCGCCAGGTTTTTCAGAATCACGACGAACTGCTGGAACGGATCATCGGGAACGTTATCGCGCCCGACGAGCTGCACCATTTCCTGTGCGCACTTCTTCATTCCTTCGACGTCGTCGCTGTATCGGGCTATGATCTCGTCAAAACGCTCGTGCGCTATATCGAAGATCTTTGTTCCGATGGTGCGCAGCAGATAGCAGTATTCAAACCAGGCCGCCTTTTCGCCGATCAGCGTTGAGAAGCCTGGCATCGTCGTCGGTGAGAGGCCGACGTTAAACACTGTGGGGTAAAAAGGAAGACTCAGATTGGAGCTGACGACGATCTTGATGAGTAGCGGATTCGCCGCATCACCGAACTTACGACCGACGCCTTCTTCAATGCCGACAAGTCCTCGGCGCAGGGATTCAGAAAAATCTTTTGATGGCAGCTCGGGCGTAAGTCTGGAATCAATGACGAAGCCCGGCACAACCGGGATCTTCATTTCTGCCAGCTCAATGGCTCGTCGTCCGCGGCGACCGAGGCGCTCCATGTCTTCTTCGGCATAGGTCTCGCCTTTTTCGCTGAATGGATAAATTTCGGGCATACCAACTCCTTAATGATCGGGTCCGGTGGTTTTGTTCACAGGATACTTATCGCGATGTAAGATCAAGAAAACTTTCAAAAAACTGGATAAAAATTAATCCTTCTTTTCGTAGAGCGCCGAACAGTTCCGACCTCGGTCCTTGCACAGATAGAGAGCGTCATCGGCGTATTTTATCATCTCTTCGGAATTATTTATGACATCGTTATGATACGGAACGGACGTCACGCCAATCGATATGGTAATCGCCGCCTCTCTTCCGTCGATGGAGAAAC
This region of Leptonema illini DSM 21528 genomic DNA includes:
- a CDS encoding putative PEP-binding protein, encoding MPEIYPFSEKGETYAEEDMERLGRRGRRAIELAEMKIPVVPGFVIDSRLTPELPSKDFSESLRRGLVGIEEGVGRKFGDAANPLLIKIVVSSNLSLPFYPTVFNVGLSPTTMPGFSTLIGEKAAWFEYCYLLRTIGTKIFDIAHERFDEIIARYSDDVEGMKKCAQEMVQLVGRDNVPDDPFQQFVVILKNLAKRYYNAEMDAEDPPALLVQGMVFGNLGEDSSVGMYYTRNIISGEDRLQGSFLLNSYTLDRQGQDILALDGEYLNRLQQIGRSIERKFRELREVKFIVEKKKLWIINQTEVDKKSTQAHIRTLLDLMKEGTVKDDWVVEQIPPGQLATLLHSVVDEESLAGIPAIRGGITGAPGAAVGRVFFNADRLMEAHRDAIQKGEDTRMVLVVTASYAEDVKAIEVGQGVISAEGGYSSHAPVVSRSLGKVSIVHPDIRIGDRFFEYNGVRVNEGDYVTMDAPVYRDPTIYTGKAKLISPDIHTNGLTDFIEVVRRFIKDDFVVRANADLGRDAKVARTMGAFGIGLCRTEHMFFAEDRIQRFREMILSSSYDERVRVLDDLRPLQRGDFYDLFKIMAPYPVTIRLLDAPLHEFLPRNDEALTEYLEYLQNKGIKPEKAEIQERIERLHEFNPMLGHRGCRVAITYPEIYEMQVRGIFEAATRLKKEGVDIVPEIMIPIVMNPSELRFLKNGKQIEGQYIKGIRDIAREIFHQEGVQLNYKVGTMVELPAAALASGDLAQHAEFFSYGTNDLTQTTFGLSRDDINSFFPAYTMYDLLPNNPFQVLGDSVKELIYISAERGRITRPDLKLGLCGEHGADPSNIEFCMEQSELDYVSTSPYNIPIALLAVAQLNLKKAKAQ